The sequence AACGGTGAAATGTATAATGAGGTTTTAAGTAGATATGATAGTCAAGATATTGTAATTAAGGCTGCAGCAGTGGCTGATTATAAAGTTGAAGAATATTCTACAAGAAAGATCAAAAAATCTTCTTCAGATTTACAATTAAAATTTGTAAGAGATAATGATATATTGAAAACCTTAGGAGATAAGAAACAACATCAAATATTAGTTGGTTTTGCAGCAGAAAGCAATGATATAATTGAGAATGCTATAGGTAAGATAGAAAGAAAAAATCTTGATTATATAGTTGCCAATGATATAACTGCAAAAGACACTGGATTCGAATCAAATTATAATAAGGTTATTATAATAGACAAAACAGGAAAACAAATTTCTTTGGATAAGATGAGTAAGAGAAAAGTTGCAAAAAATTTATTTGATGAGATAAAAAGGCGCTAATGGCGCTTTTTTATCTTATAGAGATATAGGAGATATCTATGGGGAAGAAGTATGCAAAAATAATAATAAATAGTGAATCCATCTCTTTAGATAGAGAGTTTACCTATATAATTCCGGAGAAATTTTTTGATGTTATAGCTATAGGATATAGAGTTAAAGTCCCTTTTGGAGCAGGAAATAAAAAAGTGCAAGGTTTTGTAGTAGGATTTTGTGATGAAATAGATTTTAATCCTAAGTTTGCAAAGGAGATATCTGAGATCTGTGATGATGACCCTCTTTTTGGTTCTTCTGAACTTGAACTTATCAATTTTATGCGCAAGGAATATCTATGTAAGTACATAGATGCTATAAGAGTTTTTTTACCTACAGGAATAATAAGAGGTAATTCATTAAAGAAAAAAAGTGTAGTTAAAATTAATTCTAGTATGATTGAATATAGTATCTATTTTGAAAAATATAAGGATGTTTTGGAGCAAATAAAAGCTAATGATGGTATGTATACGAAAACTGAATTAAATAAGATTTTAGGCATATCTACATATAAAATCAATAAACTATTTAGTGAAAATTTATTGATTGCAGATGAACTTATCATGGATAGAGCAAATCAAAGAGAGTATATGACCTATGAAAGAAAAGATCTAACCTTACAACAAAGAAAAGTTGTTAGTGACATTATTCACAGTGAAGAAAAGATATTTTTACTTAAAGGGGTTACAGGTAGCGGTAAAACTGAAGTGTACATGAACTTAGTTGAGAATATGTTAAATAAAAATAAAACATCTTTAGTTTTAGTTCCTGAAATATCCTTAACACCTCAAATGATAGAGAGATTTAAAGGTAGATTTGGGAAGGATGTAGCTGTATTTCACTCAAAACTTTCAGATGGAGAAAGGTTTGATGAATGGAATAGAGTTAAAAATAATTCGGTGAAGCTAATAGTTGGAGCAAGGTCAGCCATATTCTTACCCTTTAAAGATTTAGGCCTTATAATAGTAGATGAAGAGCATGAAGGAACTTATAAATCTGAGCAAAATCCTAAATATTCTATAAGAGATATTGCTGAGTTTAAAAGTAGACAATGTGGATGTAAGGTTGTCTATGGCACTGCAACTCCAGCAGTTGAAACTTATTATAGAGCTCTTAACAATGAAATTGGATTAGTTACTTTAGAACAAAGAGTTGATAGTTCGCCAATGCCTAATATTTCTGTAGTTGATATGAGAGAAGAATTAAAGTCTGGAAATAGAAATATATTTAGTAGGGAATTATACAATGCTTTAAAGGAAAACTTACAAAGAAAAGAGCAATCTATAATATTTTTAAATCGTAGAGGATTTTCAACATTTGTTTCTTGTAGGAGCTGTGGGTATGTATTTACCTGTGATTCTTGTGATATTTCTATGACTTATCATAAAAATGGATATTTAATATGCCATTATTGTGGTAAAACTAAACCTCAGCCTAAAACTTGTCCAAAGTGTGGAAGTAAGTATGTGAAATATTTTGGAGCAGGTACTGAGCAGATTGAGAATTATATTAGGAATACTTTTCAAGATGCAAGAGTTTTGCGTATGGATGTTGATACTACAAGAAAAAAGAATTCTCATGAGGAGATTTATAACAAGTTTAAGAATGGAGAAGCAGATATACTTGTAGGAACACAGATGATATCCAAGGGGTTAGATTTTCCTAATGTTACTTTGGTTGGTATTGTAGCTGCAGATATAACATTGAATCTACCAGATTTCAGAGCTTCTGAAAGAGGTTTTCAGATTATTACCCAAGTGGCAGGTAGAGCAGGTAGAGGTGAAAAGGAAGGTAGAGTTATACTTCAGACCTATAATCCAGAGCACAGCAGTATAAAATTTGCATCTCAATATAATTACAATGATTTTTTTAAGGAAGAAATTTCTTTAAGAAATATAATGAATTATCCGCCATTCGGAGATTTACTTCTGATAAATATTAGTGGAAGTAAGGAAGGTTTAGTGAAAAAATATTCTTTAGAAATAGGAAATTACATTCAGAAAAATATTTTAGGCACAGATGATATACAAATTTTAGGACCATGTGCATGTACGGTGCAAAAAATTAAGGATCAATTTCGATGGCAAATATTAATAAAAGGTAAACTTAATGAATTTATCAAAAATAATATACGGATATGGGTTTATGATATAATTAAGGATGTATATAATGAAATAAGGGTAAGTTTGGATGTAAATCCTAATAGTTTATTGTAGGAGGAATTTACTATGGCAATAAGAACAATAAGAACAATCGGAGATGAACTACTTAGAAAGAATAGCAGAAAGGTAGATGAAGTTACCGATAGAATAAAGATATTAATTAAAGATATGGCTGATACTATGTATGAAGCTGAAGGTATTGGTATAGCAGCTCCTCAAGTGGGCGTATTAAAGAGAATATTTGTTATTGATATAAATGATGAAACTGGACTTAAGGTTTTTATCAATCCAGAAATTATAGAAGCTTCTGGTAAACAAGAAGATGTGGAAGGATGTTTAAGTGTACCAGAAAGAAATGCAGTGGTAGAAAGACCGGAAAAGATTAAAGTTAGAGCAATGAATGAAAAAGGTGAAGAATTCGAATTAGAAGCAGAAGGTCTTCTTGCAAGAGCTATATGCCACGAAAATGACCATTTAGATGGTATTTTGTTTGTGGATAAAGCACATTAAACGATAAGTTTACGTGAAGCAAATATTTTGTCCTTTTAAGAATTATATAAAATAAAAAGGAACATAGGAGGAGATTTATGAATATAGCATTTATGGGAACACCAGATTTTGCTGTTCCTTCATTGGAGAAAATAATAGATAAATATGGTGTGAAACTAGTTTTTACTCAACCTGACAGACCAAAGGGAAGAGGGAAGAAGTTAGCTTTTTCTGCAGTAAAAGAAGTTGCATTAAATCATGGAATAGAAATTATGCAGCCAGTGAAACTTAGAAATGATAGAGAAGCTATTGAAAAGTTAAAAAGTTTAGATTTGGACTTTATTATAGTAGTAGCTTTTGGACAAATATTGACTAAAGAAGTTTTAGATATACCTAAGTTTGGATGCATAAATTTACATGGATCATTATTGCCTAAATATAGAGGATCAGCACCAATTCAATGGGCAGTTATAAATGGAGAAAATGTATCAGGTAATACAACCATGTTGCTAGATGAGGGGATAGACACTGGTGATATACTTCTTAAAAATACGGTTGGAGTAAGTGAAGAATTAACTTCTGGAGAATTATATGAAGAACTTAGGTATTCAGGAGCAGATCTTTTAGTAGAAACTATAGAAAAGGTGTATAGAAATGAAATTGTCCCACAAAAGCAGGGGAATGCTGTTGGTGAGTATGCATCTCAATTAAATAAAGAAATGGCACTAATTGATTGGAATAAGAGTGCTAAAGATATTCATAACTTAGTAAGAGGTCTAAACCCTTGGCCAATAGCATATACTCACTTTGAAGAGGATGTTATGAAAATATATAAGACTAAGGTATTAAGTAGCAAAAGTACAAAGAATCCTGGAACTATAGAAAATGTCGATAATACTGGTCTTTATGTGGCTACAGGAGATAACTTATTGTTAGTTGAAAAAATACAATTTCCAAATGGAAAGCCTCTAGAAGTTAAACAATATTTAAATGGTCATACTATAGAACAAGGAATAATTTTAAAATAAACTCTCTATAAAAATTTGGAGAGTAAGATGCAAATGGAGAAAAAAACATGAATGCAAGAAAAATAATAGTAGAAATTTTGGATAATGTATTTTATAATGCAGCCTATTCAAATATTGAGCTGACAAAAAGACTTAACAGAGACAATGTTAATGATAAAGACAAAGGATTAATAACTGAAATAGTTTATGGAACTGTAAGATATAAAGACAAGATAGATTTTATTATCAAGAATTTTATTAAAGATGTAAAACTTGTAGAGCCAAGAATTCTTAATATATTAAGAGCTACAGTATATCAGATAATGTTTTTAGACAGAGTTCCAAGCTATGCAGCTGTTAATGAAGCAGTTCAATTAGCTAAAGAAGTATCCTTCAATTCATCTAAGTTTGTAAATGGAGTATTACGTAATATTCTAAGAAATCAAGATAAAGATTTTTATAAGGGCTTAGAACCTAGAAAGGCAATGGCTGTAAATTATTCTTTCCCTAATTGGATGGTGGATTTATTTATTAATCAGTATGGAATGGATGTAGCTAAAAAAATTATGCATAACCTTAATAATACTCCTAATGTAACTGTAAGGGTAAATGAGCTAAAAGGAGATTATGATGAAGTCTTTACTTCTTTAGAGGAAAATGGGTATGACATAGCTGAAGGTGTGATATGTCCAGAGGCTATTCAAATTAATAAAGGTAGTAATGTAGAAAATAATTCACTATTTAAGGACGGTTATATTACAGTTCAAGATGAAAGTGCTATGTTAATTGCACCTAACATGGATATAGAAGAAGGAATGAAGGTACTAGATTTATGTTCAGCACCAGGAGGAAAAACAACTCATATTAGTGAACTGCTTAATAATACAGGTACTGTAATTGCTTGTGATATATATGATCATAAGATAAATTTAATAAAAGAAAATTGTGATAGACTTGGAATTACAAATGTTGAGTATAAAATTCAAGATGCAACGCAAGAAAATAAAGAGTTTATTAAATTTGCTGATAGGGTATTGATCGATGTACCTTGTTCTGGACTGGGAATCATAAGGAAAAAACCTGAAATTAAATGGACAAAAAAGAAAGAGGATTTACACAGTCTTACGAAAATACAAAGAGAAATTATGGTGAATTCATGGGAATACCTAAAGGATGAAGGAATAATGTTTTATTCAACTTGTACATTGAATAAGCATGAAAATGAAGATAATATAAACTGGTTTATATCTCAGCATAAGGATGCAATCATTGAAAAAATGTATTTCGGTAAAGCTGATAATATAGTTTATAATGAAAATGGCACTGTTACTATATTGCCTACTGAGGCCATGGATGGATTTTTCTTAGCTAAGATAAAAAAAGTAAGTAGGTGAAAGGATGAATAATATTTTAGATTATACATTAGATGAATTAAAGGCATGGATGCAACAAAATAATGAAGGGGCCTTTAGATCAAAACAAATTTGGGATTGGATTTATAAAGAAGTTTGGAACTTTGATGAAATGAGAAACATCCCAAGTGTTTTGAAAGATAAACTTAAGAATAATTTTATAATACAGATGCCAGAAGTATTAGAGGTATACAAATCTGAAAAAGATAATACGTCAAAAGTTCTGTTCAGATATGAAGATGGAAATATTATAGAGAGTGTTATCATGAGATATAACTATGGCAATTCTATTTGTGTTTCTACTCAGGTTGGATGCAGAATGGGATGTAAGTTTTGTGCTTCAACCATTGGAGGAAGAATAAGAGATTTAACTGCCGGAGAAATATTATCAGAAGTTATGATGGCTCAAAAGATTATAGGGGAGAGGATATCTAACATAGTTCTAATGGGAAGTGGAGAACCTTTAGACAATTATGAAAATGTCATGAAGTTTTTATCTATAGTAAATAGCAATGAAGGCTTGAACATTGGGCAAAGACATATAACCTTATCTACCTGTGGTATTGTGCCTAAGATATATGAATTGGCAGAAAAAAATATGCAGATAACTTTAGCTATTTCATTACATGCAACCACAGATGAAAAGAGAAGGGGAATAATGCCAATTGCGAACCAATACTCTATAAAAGAAATTTTAGAGGCGTGTCATGATTATATTAGAAAAACAAATAGACGAATTACGTTTGAGTACTCTCTTGTAAAAGATGTTAATGATAGCTTAGAGGATGCAAAAGAATTAGGAGAATTACTAAAAGGCATGCTTTGTCATGTTAACTTGATACCAGTAAATGAAATAAAAGAAAATGAATTTAAAAAATCATTGAAAAAAAGTATTGATAATTTTGAAAAAACATTGCAAAATTATGGTGTAGAGGTTACTGTTAGACGTGAAATGGGCTCAGATATAAATGCTGCTTGTGGACAATTAAGAAGGAATTATATAGAAAAACAGTAGTGAGAGGGGTGCAATATGGTCGGAATTTGTACTGATGTTGGAAATGTTAGAAAATTAAATGAAGACTATGCAAATTATTTTATTGATGATAAATTTGAAATATTTATTGTAGCAGATGGAATGGGCGGACATAACGCTGGAGAGATAGCAAGTAGATCAGTAGTAGATGATGTAATAGATTATATTAAAAAGAATTACACACATATGAAGGCAGAAGAACTATTAAAATCTGCTATAGAAGATGCAAATTATAATATATACGTTGATTCTCTCAAACAAGAGGCTTTAAATGGCATGGGAACTACAATTACAGCTTGCTTTGTTTCAGGAAACTTAATTCAAGTAGCCAATGTAGGAGATAGTTGTTGTTTGGGAATCAAAGACAATACAATTAAGAAAATTACAAAAGATCACTCTTTAGTACAAGAACTTGTAGATTGTGGTTCAATTACTGAAAAAGAAGCTAAAAATCATCCTCATAAAAATGTAATAACTAGGGCTATTGGAACTAGTAGTACAGTTAATGTTGATATATTTACAATAAATAGGATGGAGTTTGAGAGTTTAGTTTTATGCAGTGATGGACTTACAAATGAACTTAGCATTGAAGAAATTTTAGAAACAACTAA comes from Clostridium sp. TW13 and encodes:
- the fmt gene encoding methionyl-tRNA formyltransferase, whose protein sequence is MNIAFMGTPDFAVPSLEKIIDKYGVKLVFTQPDRPKGRGKKLAFSAVKEVALNHGIEIMQPVKLRNDREAIEKLKSLDLDFIIVVAFGQILTKEVLDIPKFGCINLHGSLLPKYRGSAPIQWAVINGENVSGNTTMLLDEGIDTGDILLKNTVGVSEELTSGELYEELRYSGADLLVETIEKVYRNEIVPQKQGNAVGEYASQLNKEMALIDWNKSAKDIHNLVRGLNPWPIAYTHFEEDVMKIYKTKVLSSKSTKNPGTIENVDNTGLYVATGDNLLLVEKIQFPNGKPLEVKQYLNGHTIEQGIILK
- the priA gene encoding primosomal protein N' — encoded protein: MGKKYAKIIINSESISLDREFTYIIPEKFFDVIAIGYRVKVPFGAGNKKVQGFVVGFCDEIDFNPKFAKEISEICDDDPLFGSSELELINFMRKEYLCKYIDAIRVFLPTGIIRGNSLKKKSVVKINSSMIEYSIYFEKYKDVLEQIKANDGMYTKTELNKILGISTYKINKLFSENLLIADELIMDRANQREYMTYERKDLTLQQRKVVSDIIHSEEKIFLLKGVTGSGKTEVYMNLVENMLNKNKTSLVLVPEISLTPQMIERFKGRFGKDVAVFHSKLSDGERFDEWNRVKNNSVKLIVGARSAIFLPFKDLGLIIVDEEHEGTYKSEQNPKYSIRDIAEFKSRQCGCKVVYGTATPAVETYYRALNNEIGLVTLEQRVDSSPMPNISVVDMREELKSGNRNIFSRELYNALKENLQRKEQSIIFLNRRGFSTFVSCRSCGYVFTCDSCDISMTYHKNGYLICHYCGKTKPQPKTCPKCGSKYVKYFGAGTEQIENYIRNTFQDARVLRMDVDTTRKKNSHEEIYNKFKNGEADILVGTQMISKGLDFPNVTLVGIVAADITLNLPDFRASERGFQIITQVAGRAGRGEKEGRVILQTYNPEHSSIKFASQYNYNDFFKEEISLRNIMNYPPFGDLLLINISGSKEGLVKKYSLEIGNYIQKNILGTDDIQILGPCACTVQKIKDQFRWQILIKGKLNEFIKNNIRIWVYDIIKDVYNEIRVSLDVNPNSLL
- the rlmN gene encoding 23S rRNA (adenine(2503)-C(2))-methyltransferase RlmN — translated: MNNILDYTLDELKAWMQQNNEGAFRSKQIWDWIYKEVWNFDEMRNIPSVLKDKLKNNFIIQMPEVLEVYKSEKDNTSKVLFRYEDGNIIESVIMRYNYGNSICVSTQVGCRMGCKFCASTIGGRIRDLTAGEILSEVMMAQKIIGERISNIVLMGSGEPLDNYENVMKFLSIVNSNEGLNIGQRHITLSTCGIVPKIYELAEKNMQITLAISLHATTDEKRRGIMPIANQYSIKEILEACHDYIRKTNRRITFEYSLVKDVNDSLEDAKELGELLKGMLCHVNLIPVNEIKENEFKKSLKKSIDNFEKTLQNYGVEVTVRREMGSDINAACGQLRRNYIEKQ
- a CDS encoding Stp1/IreP family PP2C-type Ser/Thr phosphatase, which translates into the protein MVGICTDVGNVRKLNEDYANYFIDDKFEIFIVADGMGGHNAGEIASRSVVDDVIDYIKKNYTHMKAEELLKSAIEDANYNIYVDSLKQEALNGMGTTITACFVSGNLIQVANVGDSCCLGIKDNTIKKITKDHSLVQELVDCGSITEKEAKNHPHKNVITRAIGTSSTVNVDIFTINRMEFESLVLCSDGLTNELSIEEILETTKTSSSYQEAAENLIFSAKQRGGRDNITVLIFGGEI
- the rsmB gene encoding 16S rRNA (cytosine(967)-C(5))-methyltransferase RsmB; translated protein: MNARKIIVEILDNVFYNAAYSNIELTKRLNRDNVNDKDKGLITEIVYGTVRYKDKIDFIIKNFIKDVKLVEPRILNILRATVYQIMFLDRVPSYAAVNEAVQLAKEVSFNSSKFVNGVLRNILRNQDKDFYKGLEPRKAMAVNYSFPNWMVDLFINQYGMDVAKKIMHNLNNTPNVTVRVNELKGDYDEVFTSLEENGYDIAEGVICPEAIQINKGSNVENNSLFKDGYITVQDESAMLIAPNMDIEEGMKVLDLCSAPGGKTTHISELLNNTGTVIACDIYDHKINLIKENCDRLGITNVEYKIQDATQENKEFIKFADRVLIDVPCSGLGIIRKKPEIKWTKKKEDLHSLTKIQREIMVNSWEYLKDEGIMFYSTCTLNKHENEDNINWFISQHKDAIIEKMYFGKADNIVYNENGTVTILPTEAMDGFFLAKIKKVSR
- the def gene encoding peptide deformylase, translated to MAIRTIRTIGDELLRKNSRKVDEVTDRIKILIKDMADTMYEAEGIGIAAPQVGVLKRIFVIDINDETGLKVFINPEIIEASGKQEDVEGCLSVPERNAVVERPEKIKVRAMNEKGEEFELEAEGLLARAICHENDHLDGILFVDKAH